The nucleotide window CAAATTTTGTTCCGCACCGCGGCTGGCGAGACGGTGGATGTGGCCCAACTGGACGAGGACGAGCTGCAGCCCCTGCGCCGGGAAATGCAGATGATCTTCCAGGATCCCTTCACCTCCCTCAACCCCCGCATGAATCTGCTGGACATCGTGGGCGAGCCCCTGCTGGTGCTGGAAGGCCTGAAGAATCGGCGGGAGCGGGCCGAGCGGGTGGCGGAACTCCTGGAGCTGGTGGGCCTGCGTCCCGAGTACATGCAACGCTTTCCCCATGCCTTCAGCGGCGGCCAGCGCCAGCGCATCGTCATTGCCCGGGCCTTGGCCCTCCGCCCCCGCTTCGTGGTGGCCGACGAACCGGTCTCGGCTCTGGACGTGTCGGTGCAGGCCCAGGTACTCAACCTGCTCATGCGCCTCCAGCAGCAGTTGGGGCTCACCTATCTCTTCGTGGCCCACGACCTGAGCGTGGTCAAGCATATCTGCGACCGGGTGGCCGTCATGTACTTGGGCCGCATCGTGGAGACCGCCGCCACCGATGAACTCTTCCGCCGCCCCAAGCACCCCTACACCTCGGCCCTGCTGATGGCCGTGCCCGTGCCC belongs to Litorilinea aerophila and includes:
- a CDS encoding ABC transporter ATP-binding protein, which codes for MTTANSSTPLLEVRHLKKYYPIRKGFFKRVVGQVRAVDDVSFYIHEGETLGLVGESGCGKTTTVRCILRAIDPSAGQILFRTAAGETVDVAQLDEDELQPLRREMQMIFQDPFTSLNPRMNLLDIVGEPLLVLEGLKNRRERAERVAELLELVGLRPEYMQRFPHAFSGGQRQRIVIARALALRPRFVVADEPVSALDVSVQAQVLNLLMRLQQQLGLTYLFVAHDLSVVKHICDRVAVMYLGRIVETAATDELFRRPKHPYTSALLMAVPVPDPTIRSGMVPLEGDVPNPAAPPPGCHFHPRCPYAEARCRQETPTLTEVAPGHQVACHRWAELSLQGIDQLPRGVIDGG